From the genome of Monomorium pharaonis isolate MP-MQ-018 chromosome 2, ASM1337386v2, whole genome shotgun sequence, one region includes:
- the LOC105834922 gene encoding ejaculatory bulb-specific protein 3, whose product MARLSYIVTIISIALMCVVAEELYTDKYDDLDVVNILQNDKLRGQYHGCFMETSPCVTADAKFLKDIFFDALQTKCRRCTEKQKEQMNLIVEWYTKNKPEEWEGIVARSIELLKKKNADQ is encoded by the exons atggctCGATTAAGCTACATCGTGACGATTATCAGTATTGCACTGATGTGCGTTGTCGCAGAAGAGCTATACACTGATAAGTATGACGACTTGGATGTTGTAAATATTCTTCAGAACGATAAACTGCGTGGTCAATACCATGGTTGTTTTATGGAAACGTCACCATGTGTAACAGCAGAtgcaaagtttttaaaag atatttttttcgatGCTCTGCAAACCAAATGTAGAAGATGTACTGAAAAACAAAAGGAACAGATGAATTTAATAGTGGAAtggtacacaaaaaataaacctgAAGAATGGGAAGGTATTGTCGCAAGATCTATTGAGCTGCTAAAAAAGAAGAACGCTGATCAATAA
- the LOC105834916 gene encoding ejaculatory bulb-specific protein 3, whose translation MARLSCIIMIISLALMYVVAEEELYSDQYDDIDAASILQNDKLRDQYYACIMETMPCVTADAKFFKEIFSEALQTNCKRCTEKQKNKMDLIVDWYTKNRPDEWQAAVAKSIEDLKKKNADQ comes from the exons atggCTCGGTTAAGCTGTATCATAATGATCATCAGTCTTGCACTAATGTACGTTGTCGCCGAAGAAGAATTATACTCTGATCAGTATGACGATATTGATGCCGCAAGTATCCTTCAGAACGATAAACTGCGTGATCAATACTATGCTTGTATTATGGAAACAATGCCATGCGTGACAGCAGATGCAAAGTTCTTTAAAG agaTTTTTTCTGAAGCTCTCCAAACCAATTGTAAGAGATGTACCGAAAAGCAAAAGAACAAGATGGATTTAATAGTGGATTGGTACACAAAAAATAGACCAGATGAATGGCAAGCTGCCGTCGCAAAATCTattgaagatttaaaaaagaaaaacgctgatcaataa
- the LOC105834918 gene encoding peroxisomal targeting signal 1 receptor — MAFRELVEGECGGSNSLIRLTSHYVQDHGFKDEGIHRPFTSSEVFQTPDADQLVQQFLEEPSHPQTFRMDNLLQEMREIDQNIHAPRAGPEILKELQDNLDKAWESPLVIHTKPLDEHQVNEIWNACLPTQEEGTHLDRNHEFGLDPKWAQDFLEYNTDTIQNNTDKNDIARTKEDEDPNFAYSKFMKFMERQDDNPIETNQTTMNLNSNEEWVEEFTENLENNADNLLNNGNKEVLNKVEEELEAAGTWINEFTKENSPKEGDMESLWKRFQDEWDKISVNEVSSAHPWVSEFDTYYDPFNKEYDFSETNPMKDLPNALEEGKKRLQAGDLPSAVLCFEAAAQQDENNVEAWLLLGKTQAENEQDPSAISALNRCLCLDPSNSVALMALAASYANESYQKQACLTLKEWLLKNEKYKHLMKGPESDMKKDEHPNFSVSTLLYDKVYDEVKDLYIQAARINPRDEIDADVQCGLGILFNLSNDYNKAVDCFQAALQVRPDDSRLWNRLGATLANGQRSAEAVNAYHRALELSPGFIRARYNLGISCVNLAAYKEAGEHLLTALNQQAAGRGPQASNIPPKAMSNTIWSTLRLVISLMHKYELMDAIENRDLPRLNKEFGIM, encoded by the exons ATGGCATTTCGTGAGTTAGTGGAAGGAGAGTGTGGAGGCTCCAACTCTCTGATACGTCTTACATCGCATTATGTGCAAGATCATGGCTTTAAAGACGAAGGAATTCATCGACCATTTACTTCATCGGAAGTTTTCCAAACACCGGACGCAGATCAGTTGGTCCAACAGTTCTTGGAGGAACCATCCCACCCACAGACGTTTCGGATGGACAATCTATTACAGGAAATGAGAGAGATTGATCAAAATATTCATGCTCCAAGAGCTGGACCTGAGATCTTAAAGGAATTGCAAGATAACTTGGACAAAGCATGGGAGAGTCCTCTTGTTATACATACTAAACCTCtagat GAACATCAAGTGAACGAAATATGGAATGCATGTTTACCTACTCAAGAAGAAGGTACTCATTTGGACAGGAATCATGAATTTGGATTGGACCCAAAGTGGGCGCAAGATTTCCTAGAATATAATACAGATACCATACAGAACAATACTGACAAAAATGATATTGCTCGAACTAAAGAGGATGAAGATCCAAACTTtgcatattcaaaatttatgaaatttatggAACGACAAGATGACAATCCAATAGAAACCAACCAAACCACCATGAATTTAAATAGTAACGAGGAGTGGGTAGAGGAATTTACAgagaatttagaaaataatgcaGATAATCTCTTGAATAATGGCAATAAAGAAGTTTTGAATAAAGTAGAAGAGGAATTAGAAGCTGCGGGTACATGGATAAATGAATTTACAAAGGAAAATTCTCCTAAgg AAGGCGATATGGAGTCATTATGGAAGCGTTTTCAAGATGAATGGGATAAAATCTCTGTAAATGAAGTCTCCTCTGCACACCCGTGGGTATCAGAATTTGATACATATTATGAtccatttaataaagaatatgatTTCTCTGAGACAAATCCTATGAAGGATTTACCAAATGCATTGGAAGAAGGCAAGAAACGATTACAGGCGGGAGATTTACCAAGTGCTGTACTCTGTTTTGAAGCTGCTGCCCAACAGGATGAAAATAACGTTGAAGCCTGGCTACTTCTTGGCAAAACACAAGCTGAGAATGAGCAAGATCCTTCAGCTATCTCTGCTTTAAATCGTTGTCTATGCTTAGATCCATCAAATAGTGTTGCTCTTATGGCATTAGCAGCTTCTTATGCAAATGAGTCTTATCAAAAGCAAGCTTGCCTAACATTAAAAGAATGGTtattaaagaatgaaaaatacaaacatCTTATGAAAGGTCCAGAATCTGATATGAAAAAAGATGAACATCCAAATTTTAGTGTGTCTACTTTGTTATATga CAAAGTGTACGATGAAGTCAAAGATCTGTACATTCAAGCCGCAAGGATAAATCCTCGAGATGAAATCGATGCGGACGTACAGTGTGGATTaggtatattatttaatttatcgaaCGATTACAACAAAGCCGTAGATTGTTTCCAAGCAGCGTTGCAAGTGCGTCCTGAC GATTCCAGATTGTGGAATAGATTAGGTGCCACTTTAGCTAATGGTCAGCGATCGGCGGAAGCTGTAAACGCGTATCATCGTGCCTTAGAATTATCGCCTGGATTTATTAGAGCACGTTACAATCTGGGGATATCTTGCGTTAATCTTGCAgcatataa agaAGCAGGCGAGCATCTTTTAACAGCGTTGAATCAACAAGCTGCAGGGAGAGGCCCACAGGCTAGCAATATACCCCCTAAAGCAATGTCGAACACAATATGGTCTACGTTAAGATTAGTTATATCATTGATGCATAAATATGAGTTGATGGACGCCATAGAAAACAG AGATTTGCCAAGGCTAAACAAGGAATTTGGAATCATGTAG